A genome region from Dolichospermum compactum NIES-806 includes the following:
- a CDS encoding Eco57I restriction-modification methylase domain-containing protein produces the protein MKKQQIQDLFNQRYNQAKWKQFLGETFANVQLLATPENLTGIDHHVATNAQKLGYILLNEDGIDRQIAVYEVTLAQGIILERNRVGLRNLLRKYWKNIDGAFIVYHHPESVNWRFTYVSELTGYDAEGEFIQIKTEPKRYTYILGEGESIRTAGERFEQIINKGNKVSLEDVKEAFSVEKLSKTFFEKYKEHYNNFCEYIISQPGISQTIFNGDKKAIRDFSKKLLGRIVFLYFIQKKGWLGVPENEDWGNGDHHFLTNQFQNFTDKELFYKYFLSVLFFDTLNTKRANDLFIENPSYKIPYLNGGLFEEENPNHRNLIFPDHLFANLFNVFDQYNFTIYEDDPLDHTIAVDPEMLGHIFENLLEDNKDKGAYYTPKEIVHYMCQESLIEYLNTYCLNCDFSDLGITLIEENQKELITQFIKKKEINIDILEKSSKSKESYKSWFRHLNIALDKVKICDPAIGSGAFPMGLLHEIFTAKQTLHTFEFGNTTNFNASDVKLNIIQNSIYGVDIERGAVDIARLRFWLSLIVDEDKPKALPNLDYKIVVGNSLVSKFGDDIIDIDWEIKDVTQGSILVDVYQPQEILRKISDKQKEFFSPDSDKKKLAADIRDLKIDLLISQLELMIKTKGMEDKPTGKGKTLTKQTEIYLQTVGWKQNIKELKQLKNNPDKSLNFFDWKLDFPEVMNQQLVENVGFDIVIGNPPFLNFKMYSSEEREVLKLTYPAIFDGKADIYYYFFICAVELAKSNAFITFITSRYWLEAEFASKLRKYLAENVTFTEIVDFKNITVFDGIGIKTGITSFKNNKTAAYTFFYRDHSGKKIEIVNLDEFQSLEIPKANIDKINWVLKDQKGSFLIQKIESNTILLSDIAHCKQGIITGRDSAFIIEDYLIKNFPKELLKKWLKVGDIHKFYINQVKERYLIYTKSIENLDDFPNIKSHFLKYIDKLENRTEVKKGNLRWFDLHRTREPKLFNSEKLICRFKASENTFCYDNNSFYSSADTTIVCLKVDVKDYSLKYLLALLNSKVLDYYFKSYGKLMDYRFEYYPTPVGNMRIKKAPNQEKFIKLVDNILLYKTQGKDTTALEQQIDNMVYKLYELSYKEVKIIDPEFTLTEKEYADIKIDR, from the coding sequence ATGAAAAAACAACAAATTCAAGACCTATTTAATCAACGTTACAATCAAGCTAAATGGAAGCAATTTTTAGGAGAAACATTTGCTAATGTGCAATTATTAGCAACTCCTGAAAACTTGACAGGTATTGATCATCATGTTGCTACTAATGCTCAAAAATTAGGCTATATATTACTGAATGAAGATGGTATTGATAGACAAATTGCAGTTTATGAAGTTACACTTGCACAGGGGATTATTTTAGAACGTAATCGCGTAGGATTAAGAAATTTATTGCGTAAGTATTGGAAAAATATTGATGGTGCTTTTATTGTTTATCATCATCCAGAAAGTGTAAATTGGCGGTTTACTTACGTTTCTGAATTGACGGGTTATGACGCAGAGGGCGAATTTATTCAAATTAAAACCGAACCTAAACGCTATACTTATATATTAGGTGAGGGTGAAAGTATTAGAACTGCTGGAGAACGGTTTGAACAGATTATTAATAAGGGTAATAAAGTTAGTTTAGAAGATGTCAAAGAAGCGTTTTCTGTAGAGAAACTTTCTAAAACATTTTTTGAGAAATATAAAGAACATTATAATAATTTCTGTGAATATATCATTTCCCAACCTGGGATTTCTCAAACTATCTTTAACGGTGATAAAAAAGCTATTCGTGATTTTAGTAAAAAGTTATTAGGAAGAATTGTATTTTTATATTTTATTCAGAAAAAAGGCTGGTTGGGTGTACCAGAAAATGAAGATTGGGGAAATGGTGATCATCATTTTTTAACTAATCAGTTTCAGAATTTTACCGATAAGGAACTTTTTTATAAATATTTTTTATCTGTGCTGTTTTTTGATACTTTAAACACAAAACGCGCTAATGATTTATTTATTGAAAATCCATCTTATAAAATACCCTACTTGAATGGGGGTTTATTTGAGGAAGAGAATCCAAATCATCGGAATTTAATTTTTCCTGATCATTTATTTGCAAATCTATTTAACGTTTTTGACCAGTACAATTTCACTATTTATGAGGATGATCCTCTTGATCATACCATAGCTGTTGACCCGGAAATGTTGGGTCATATTTTTGAGAATTTACTAGAAGATAATAAAGATAAGGGTGCATATTACACTCCGAAAGAAATTGTCCATTATATGTGTCAGGAAAGTTTAATTGAATATCTGAATACCTATTGTCTAAACTGTGATTTTTCTGATTTAGGGATTACCTTGATAGAAGAAAATCAAAAGGAGTTGATTACACAATTCATCAAAAAGAAAGAAATAAATATAGATATTCTCGAAAAATCAAGCAAATCAAAGGAATCCTATAAATCATGGTTCAGACATTTGAATATTGCATTGGATAAGGTAAAGATTTGTGATCCTGCTATTGGTTCTGGTGCTTTTCCTATGGGTTTGTTACATGAAATATTTACCGCAAAACAAACTCTACATACTTTTGAATTCGGGAATACGACTAATTTTAATGCTTCGGATGTGAAGTTGAATATTATCCAAAATAGTATTTATGGGGTGGATATTGAACGCGGTGCTGTGGATATTGCTAGATTGCGTTTTTGGTTGAGTTTAATAGTAGATGAAGATAAACCAAAAGCTTTACCTAATCTTGATTATAAAATTGTGGTGGGTAATAGTTTGGTGAGTAAGTTTGGTGATGATATTATTGATATTGATTGGGAAATAAAAGATGTTACACAAGGAAGTATTTTAGTTGATGTTTACCAACCTCAAGAAATTTTAAGGAAAATTAGTGATAAACAAAAAGAGTTTTTTAGTCCAGATAGCGATAAGAAAAAATTAGCTGCTGATATCCGTGATTTGAAAATTGATTTGTTGATAAGTCAATTGGAATTGATGATTAAAACTAAAGGTATGGAAGATAAACCCACTGGTAAGGGTAAAACTTTAACTAAGCAAACGGAAATTTATTTACAAACTGTTGGTTGGAAACAAAATATTAAGGAACTTAAACAATTAAAAAATAATCCTGATAAGTCTCTTAATTTCTTTGATTGGAAGTTAGATTTTCCTGAAGTGATGAATCAGCAACTTGTGGAAAATGTGGGTTTTGATATTGTAATTGGAAATCCGCCATTTTTAAACTTTAAAATGTATTCATCAGAAGAGAGAGAAGTATTAAAACTTACTTATCCTGCCATATTTGATGGCAAAGCAGATATTTATTATTACTTCTTTATTTGTGCTGTCGAGTTGGCAAAATCTAATGCTTTTATAACATTCATAACTTCACGGTATTGGCTCGAAGCAGAGTTTGCATCAAAGCTGCGTAAGTATTTAGCAGAAAATGTCACATTTACTGAAATAGTAGATTTTAAGAATATTACTGTTTTCGATGGTATTGGAATTAAAACAGGTATTACAAGTTTTAAAAATAACAAAACAGCAGCATATACATTTTTTTACAGAGACCATTCTGGAAAAAAGATAGAGATAGTAAATCTTGATGAATTTCAAAGTTTAGAAATACCTAAAGCAAATATTGATAAAATAAATTGGGTTTTAAAAGATCAAAAAGGTTCTTTTTTAATTCAAAAAATTGAAAGCAATACAATCTTATTATCAGATATTGCTCACTGTAAGCAAGGCATAATTACTGGCAGAGATTCTGCTTTTATTATCGAAGATTATTTAATAAAAAATTTTCCAAAAGAATTATTAAAAAAATGGCTAAAAGTTGGAGATATTCATAAATTTTATATTAATCAAGTTAAAGAAAGATATTTAATTTATACAAAAAGTATTGAAAATTTAGATGATTTTCCTAATATAAAATCTCATTTTCTTAAATATATAGATAAATTAGAAAATAGAACTGAAGTCAAAAAAGGTAATCTTAGATGGTTTGATCTTCATAGAACAAGAGAACCTAAATTATTTAATAGTGAAAAATTAATATGTAGGTTCAAAGCGTCAGAAAATACTTTTTGCTATGATAATAATAGTTTCTATTCAAGTGCTGATACTACTATCGTTTGTTTAAAAGTTGATGTTAAAGATTACAGTTTAAAATATTTACTGGCTTTGCTTAATTCAAAAGTTTTAGACTACTATTTCAAAAGTTATGGTAAATTAATGGATTACCGCTTTGAGTATTATCCTACGCCAGTAGGTAATATGCGAATAAAAAAAGCCCCAAACCAAGAGAAATTCATTAAATTAGTAGATAATATTTTACTCTATAAAACACAAGGTAAAGACACCACCGCATTAGAACAACAAATAGACAATATGGTTTATAAACTTTACGAACTCTCTTATAAAGAAGTAAAAATAATAGATCCTGAATTTACATTAACAGAAAAAGAATATGCAGACATAAAAATAGATAGGTAG
- a CDS encoding Uma2 family endonuclease, producing the protein MVTIQLRQLTVPPGHRIILHNISWQEFEEILTELGENRASRLAYYQGNLEIKMPLPKHEVAKVIIGDLVKIILEELEIDCECFASTTFKRQDMDSGIEPDDSFYIQNHLQMIGKEKIDLNIDPPP; encoded by the coding sequence ATGGTAACAATACAACTAAGACAATTAACTGTACCACCAGGACATAGAATTATATTACACAATATTTCTTGGCAGGAATTTGAAGAAATATTAACAGAGTTAGGAGAAAATCGTGCTAGTAGATTAGCTTATTATCAGGGGAATTTAGAAATTAAAATGCCGTTACCTAAGCATGAAGTAGCGAAAGTTATTATTGGGGATCTAGTTAAAATAATTCTAGAGGAATTAGAAATTGATTGTGAATGTTTTGCTTCAACCACTTTTAAACGTCAAGATATGGATAGTGGAATAGAACCAGATGATTCATTTTATATTCAAAATCATCTACAGATGATTGGTAAGGAAAAGATTGATTTAAATATTGATCCTCCTCCTGA
- a CDS encoding helicase-related protein, whose product MSTKFFTNSEENTLIKKFEGVFTYNPHIQYFDALVGYFRASGYFRIRPFLDRVPNIRILVGINVDKILADAQKSGLEFFKHDEKTREDFIKETQKDIENANYDQKTETGILQFIDDIIQGKIQVKAHPEKKIHAKVYILRPEPFNQHTPATAITGSSNLTDAGLGGGNFYNYEFNVQLTEYDDVQFATVEFEKLWAESVYILPFDIKNITKKTYLNTETTPFELYIKLLSEYFSDNINYDADSIGDLPENFKKLSYQVDAVNEGFNMLIKHNGFILADVVGLGKTVIAAMVAKRFLMENGRNNTKILVVYPPAVEKNWKNTFKYFNIDKYTKFITNGSLDKILAEHQDYWTKEEYDLVIVDEAHKFRNHKTGAFQNLQLICKSPRVNQGLIAGNQKKVILVSATPLNNRPDDIFYQIQMFQDARQSTLPITNLTAFFNPLMEQYKSLKRFEELDVNKLRRIYGEIRTKVIEPITIRRTRTDLENIIEYKLDLAAQGIIFPQVEPPQKVEYLMDEKLNELFHKTVICLTGKEQLTYSRYQAIAGLNPEIQSKYYENAETVSKSLAFIMKTQLVKRLESSFYAFKKSLTNFQQATDRMITMFANDKIFIAPDTNINKLLDKGWSEEEIEKEIERLSEENPKNKTFKSTDFKPDFIESLEKDSQILQELVKDWNAIENDPKLDVFINKLNNLFFDKKTNLEGKLVIFSESKDTVNYLSQALNDKFRKDVLVVSSENRKQLYDTIVTNFDANCAVDKQVNDYSIIITTEVLAEGVNLHRSNVIIHYDTPWNSTKLMQRIGRVNRIGTKANAIYNYVFYPSAQGDSQIQLNKTAFMKIQAFHTAFGEDNQVFSTDEILDEVKLFSGNYQEEQDERLKFLYFLRNFRKKHKAWFDKIKKMPLKSRVGRSSTRIKKPDLQNGTVAFLKTDKKFEFYWIDSNNQPKEITPLAAFKIFEAEENEKNCELIANHHDHVNQAIEHFQNLEHKLVQSQIDPEALGGVAQNAKKFLSQIINHPKLTANQRENIKKIITLIDIGKYANLPADVDKLQKKKLKLDVAILELNKITQKYSVDSANFPKGEKRKVEKPVLIISESFM is encoded by the coding sequence ATGTCAACAAAATTTTTCACTAATAGCGAAGAAAACACCCTAATTAAAAAGTTTGAAGGGGTGTTTACATATAACCCTCATATTCAATATTTTGATGCTTTAGTAGGCTATTTTAGAGCATCTGGTTATTTTAGAATCAGACCATTTTTAGATAGAGTTCCTAATATTAGAATATTAGTGGGAATTAATGTTGATAAAATACTAGCAGATGCTCAAAAATCTGGACTGGAATTTTTCAAACATGACGAAAAAACAAGAGAAGATTTTATCAAAGAAACTCAAAAAGATATTGAAAATGCTAATTATGATCAAAAGACTGAAACAGGGATTCTCCAATTCATTGATGACATAATTCAAGGCAAAATTCAAGTTAAAGCACATCCAGAAAAAAAGATTCACGCTAAAGTTTATATTTTACGTCCTGAACCATTTAATCAACATACACCAGCTACAGCAATAACTGGTTCTTCTAATCTAACAGATGCAGGGTTAGGTGGGGGGAATTTTTATAATTATGAATTTAATGTCCAATTAACGGAATATGATGATGTCCAATTTGCCACAGTAGAATTTGAAAAACTTTGGGCTGAATCTGTGTATATATTACCATTTGATATCAAGAACATTACTAAAAAAACTTATTTAAATACAGAAACAACTCCCTTTGAATTATATATAAAGTTACTGAGTGAATATTTTAGCGATAATATTAATTATGATGCTGATTCCATTGGTGATTTACCCGAAAACTTTAAAAAACTTTCTTATCAAGTTGATGCTGTAAATGAAGGTTTTAATATGTTGATAAAACACAATGGCTTTATCTTAGCTGACGTTGTGGGATTAGGTAAAACCGTCATTGCAGCAATGGTAGCTAAAAGGTTTTTAATGGAAAATGGCAGAAACAATACCAAAATCTTAGTTGTTTATCCTCCAGCAGTGGAAAAAAACTGGAAAAACACTTTCAAATATTTTAATATTGACAAATATACTAAGTTTATAACTAATGGTAGTCTTGATAAAATATTAGCAGAACATCAAGATTATTGGACAAAAGAAGAATATGATTTAGTCATAGTTGATGAAGCCCATAAATTTCGTAATCATAAAACTGGGGCTTTTCAAAACTTGCAATTAATTTGTAAAAGTCCTAGAGTCAATCAGGGTTTAATTGCAGGTAATCAAAAGAAGGTAATTTTAGTATCTGCAACCCCTTTAAATAATCGTCCAGATGATATTTTTTATCAAATCCAAATGTTTCAAGATGCGAGACAGTCAACTTTACCAATTACAAATTTAACTGCTTTTTTTAATCCTTTAATGGAACAGTATAAAAGTTTAAAACGATTTGAAGAATTAGATGTTAATAAACTGAGAAGAATTTACGGAGAAATTAGAACCAAGGTAATTGAACCAATTACCATTAGAAGAACTAGAACAGATTTAGAAAATATTATTGAATATAAATTAGATTTAGCAGCACAAGGAATTATATTTCCTCAAGTAGAACCACCTCAAAAAGTGGAATATCTCATGGATGAAAAATTAAATGAGTTATTTCATAAAACTGTGATTTGTCTAACGGGTAAAGAACAACTTACATATAGTCGTTATCAAGCTATAGCAGGGTTAAATCCAGAAATTCAAAGTAAGTATTATGAAAATGCGGAAACGGTTTCTAAATCCTTAGCATTTATCATGAAAACCCAATTAGTGAAAAGATTAGAAAGTAGTTTTTATGCTTTTAAAAAATCATTAACTAATTTTCAACAAGCTACAGATAGAATGATTACTATGTTTGCTAATGATAAGATATTTATAGCCCCTGATACCAATATTAATAAGTTATTAGATAAAGGTTGGAGTGAGGAAGAAATAGAGAAAGAAATTGAGAGACTCAGCGAAGAAAATCCTAAAAATAAAACTTTTAAAAGCACGGATTTCAAACCTGATTTTATTGAGAGTTTAGAGAAAGATTCTCAAATTTTACAAGAATTGGTGAAAGATTGGAACGCAATAGAAAATGATCCAAAATTAGATGTATTTATTAACAAATTAAATAACCTATTTTTTGATAAAAAAACCAATTTAGAAGGTAAATTAGTTATATTTTCGGAATCAAAAGATACTGTGAATTATTTATCACAGGCTTTAAACGATAAATTTAGAAAAGATGTATTGGTAGTTTCTAGTGAAAATAGAAAACAACTATATGATACCATTGTTACTAATTTCGATGCTAATTGTGCGGTAGATAAACAAGTGAATGATTATAGTATTATTATTACCACAGAAGTTTTAGCCGAAGGTGTAAATTTACATCGTTCTAATGTGATTATTCACTATGATACACCTTGGAACTCAACTAAATTAATGCAAAGAATTGGTAGAGTTAATCGGATTGGTACAAAAGCAAATGCAATTTATAACTATGTTTTTTATCCCTCAGCACAAGGGGATTCACAAATTCAGTTAAACAAAACTGCTTTTATGAAAATCCAGGCTTTTCATACTGCTTTTGGGGAGGATAATCAAGTATTTTCTACTGATGAAATTTTAGATGAAGTTAAACTTTTTAGCGGAAATTATCAGGAAGAACAAGACGAAAGATTAAAATTTCTGTACTTTTTACGCAACTTTAGAAAAAAACATAAAGCTTGGTTTGATAAAATCAAAAAAATGCCCTTAAAATCCAGAGTTGGAAGAAGTTCCACCAGAATTAAAAAACCTGATTTGCAAAATGGCACAGTTGCATTTTTAAAGACGGATAAAAAGTTTGAATTTTATTGGATAGATAGTAATAACCAACCCAAAGAAATTACACCTTTAGCAGCATTTAAAATATTTGAAGCTGAGGAAAATGAAAAAAATTGTGAATTGATTGCTAATCATCATGATCATGTGAATCAAGCTATTGAACATTTTCAAAATCTTGAACATAAGTTGGTACAATCACAAATAGATCCAGAAGCATTAGGAGGGGTAGCGCAAAATGCTAAAAAGTTCCTGTCTCAAATTATTAATCATCCTAAATTAACTGCAAACCAAAGGGAAAATATTAAAAAAATCATCACTTTGATTGATATAGGAAAATACGCTAATTTACCTGCTGATGTTGACAAGTTGCAAAAGAAAAAGTTAAAATTAGATGTGGCTATTTTAGAACTTAATAAGATTACTCAAAAATATAGTGTAGATTCAGCCAATTTCCCAAAAGGAGAAAAAAGAAAGGTTGAGAAACCAGTATTAATTATTTCTGAATCTTTTATGTAA
- a CDS encoding cation diffusion facilitator family transporter, whose product MTYDNRTEVRKVLIITLLLNIFVMGLKALVGYWTGSLSLLADALHSVTDSANNVLGLVAIKFSSPLPDREHPYGHNKFEAVGALGIAAFLGIACFEIVQGAVERILKGGEPVRISPPELWLLLIVLGVNIFVAFYERNVGRRVGSSILIADATHTMSDIWVTISVIGGLIGVWLGYQWLDVLLAFPVALLVFCSGWSVLKENLPWLVDQMAIAPETIHAIAVSVPGVLNCHDIASRGVIGRQVFIEMHLIVDAPDVETAHNITEEVERQLEQRFHPVRILIHVEPPAYQSQSITFEAEHT is encoded by the coding sequence ATGACTTACGATAACCGCACTGAAGTTAGAAAAGTTTTAATTATCACCCTGCTACTTAACATATTCGTGATGGGGTTAAAAGCCCTTGTGGGTTATTGGACAGGTTCTTTAAGTTTGCTGGCTGATGCTTTACATAGTGTTACCGATAGTGCCAATAATGTTTTAGGATTAGTTGCTATTAAGTTTTCTTCACCATTACCAGATCGGGAGCATCCTTATGGACATAATAAATTTGAAGCTGTGGGGGCTTTGGGTATTGCTGCGTTTTTAGGAATAGCCTGTTTTGAAATTGTCCAAGGTGCGGTAGAAAGGATTCTTAAAGGTGGTGAACCTGTGAGAATATCACCTCCAGAGTTGTGGTTATTACTGATTGTGTTGGGAGTAAATATTTTTGTCGCTTTTTATGAACGAAATGTGGGGAGAAGGGTAGGTAGTTCGATTTTAATTGCTGATGCTACCCATACGATGAGTGATATCTGGGTGACAATTTCGGTTATTGGTGGTTTGATTGGTGTGTGGCTGGGTTATCAATGGTTAGATGTATTACTAGCTTTCCCGGTGGCTTTACTGGTATTTTGCAGTGGTTGGTCAGTTTTAAAAGAAAATTTACCTTGGCTTGTGGATCAAATGGCGATCGCTCCCGAAACAATTCATGCGATCGCAGTTTCCGTACCTGGTGTCCTTAACTGTCATGATATCGCCTCTCGTGGTGTCATTGGTCGTCAGGTGTTTATAGAAATGCACCTAATCGTAGATGCACCAGATGTAGAAACCGCTCACAACATCACGGAAGAAGTCGAAAGACAACTAGAACAACGTTTTCATCCTGTGAGGATTTTAATTCATGTTGAGCCACCTGCATATCAGTCTCAGAGCATAACTTTTGAAGCCGAACACACATGA
- a CDS encoding ATP phosphoribosyltransferase regulatory subunit → MVYQPAAGARDLLPLDVAQKRWIEDRLEQVFQRWGYHRIITSTLERMDTLMAGEAIVRQMVIQLQNGQNEELGLRPELTASIARTVVTRMADATYPQRLYYNANVFRRNWEGRHNRQQEYYQAGVELLGAGGLLANAEVLLLVADCLTALDLKDWRLIMGEAGITRSLLNAFPPEIRNQVRNAIANLDSIGIDTLPLEEELRQRAKIMLDLRGDSRDVLQKVSSLHLEPDQHEAINNLKSLVELLDGKFPLILDLSLIQTIDYYTGLVFEVVSETNSQAQILGSGGRYDQLLGLYHPQKENIPGIGFELNIDDLYQILLLNQQLPQDIPASNWLVVPETPGAEAAAFAYADKLRNSTDLVRVEIDLGGRDTEAIRQYASDRYITQIAWIKADGSPTIEPGS, encoded by the coding sequence ATGGTGTATCAACCAGCAGCGGGAGCAAGGGATCTATTACCTTTAGATGTGGCGCAAAAACGCTGGATTGAAGATAGATTAGAACAGGTGTTTCAACGGTGGGGATATCACAGGATTATCACCTCAACTTTGGAACGAATGGATACTCTGATGGCTGGTGAAGCTATTGTGCGTCAGATGGTGATTCAACTCCAAAATGGTCAAAATGAAGAATTGGGGTTACGTCCAGAATTAACTGCCTCTATCGCTCGCACAGTGGTAACTCGCATGGCAGATGCGACCTATCCCCAGCGACTATATTACAATGCTAATGTTTTCCGCCGCAATTGGGAAGGCCGCCATAATCGTCAGCAGGAGTATTATCAAGCTGGGGTAGAGTTACTGGGTGCAGGGGGATTATTAGCCAATGCAGAAGTGTTGCTGCTGGTAGCAGATTGTTTAACAGCATTGGATTTAAAAGATTGGCGGTTAATTATGGGGGAAGCGGGAATTACTCGCTCCCTTCTCAATGCTTTTCCCCCGGAAATTAGAAATCAGGTCCGCAATGCGATCGCTAATTTGGATAGTATAGGTATTGATACTTTGCCTCTGGAGGAAGAACTCCGCCAACGCGCTAAAATTATGTTGGATTTGCGGGGCGATAGTAGAGATGTTTTACAAAAAGTTAGTAGTTTACATCTAGAACCAGACCAGCATGAGGCAATAAATAACCTCAAATCCTTAGTAGAATTATTAGATGGTAAATTCCCTTTAATCCTTGATTTGAGCCTCATTCAAACCATTGATTACTACACAGGTTTGGTTTTTGAAGTAGTGAGTGAGACAAATTCCCAAGCACAGATTTTAGGAAGTGGTGGGCGTTATGACCAATTATTAGGTTTATACCATCCCCAAAAGGAAAATATTCCCGGTATTGGTTTTGAATTGAATATTGATGATTTATACCAGATTCTTCTATTAAATCAGCAATTACCCCAGGATATTCCCGCTAGTAATTGGTTAGTAGTCCCAGAAACCCCCGGTGCTGAAGCTGCGGCTTTTGCCTATGCCGATAAATTACGTAATTCCACTGATTTAGTGAGAGTAGAAATAGACCTGGGAGGTAGGGATACAGAAGCGATTCGTCAATATGCAAGCGATCGCTACATTACCCAAATAGCCTGGATTAAAGCCGATGGTTCACCTACCATTGAACCAGGATCTTAA
- a CDS encoding indolepyruvate ferredoxin oxidoreductase subunit alpha yields the protein MPHTIVTDVCEGVADCETACPVACIHPGPGKNVKGTDWYWIDFATCIDCGICLQVCPVENAILAEERPELQKITA from the coding sequence ATGCCACATACCATAGTTACAGACGTTTGTGAAGGTGTTGCTGACTGCGAAACTGCTTGTCCTGTAGCTTGCATTCATCCAGGCCCAGGGAAAAACGTCAAAGGTACAGATTGGTACTGGATTGACTTTGCCACTTGTATTGATTGTGGCATTTGTTTGCAAGTTTGCCCCGTAGAAAATGCAATTTTGGCAGAGGAAAGACCAGAATTGCAGAAAATCACAGCATAG
- a CDS encoding ABC transporter ATP-binding protein → MTNNYLLKVENVHAGYIKDVDILQGVNFHIAPGELVTVIGPNGAGKSTLVKTIFGLLTPHTGTITFKDQNLIGLKSNQIVAKGMSYVPQIANVFPSLTIDENLEMGAFVRDVPLKPLKDKIYTMFPRLSDRRRQRAGTLSGGERQMLAMGKALMLEPSLLLLDEPSAALSPILVTQVFEQIKQIKESGTAIVLVEQNARKALEMADRGCVLESGRDAISGPGRELLNNPKVGELYLGAGKRH, encoded by the coding sequence ATGACTAATAACTATTTATTAAAAGTAGAAAATGTCCACGCTGGATATATTAAAGATGTAGATATTTTGCAAGGTGTCAACTTTCACATTGCACCAGGGGAGTTAGTTACAGTAATTGGTCCAAACGGTGCAGGTAAATCTACTTTAGTAAAAACTATTTTTGGACTGCTGACACCCCATACCGGAACTATTACCTTTAAAGATCAGAATTTGATTGGTTTAAAATCAAATCAAATTGTCGCCAAAGGGATGTCCTATGTTCCCCAAATTGCCAACGTTTTCCCCTCTTTAACCATAGATGAAAACTTAGAAATGGGGGCTTTTGTGAGAGATGTTCCCTTGAAACCTCTTAAAGATAAAATATACACCATGTTTCCCCGATTGAGCGATCGCCGTCGTCAACGTGCAGGAACTCTTTCCGGTGGAGAAAGACAAATGTTAGCAATGGGGAAAGCATTAATGTTAGAACCCAGTTTACTCCTATTAGATGAACCTTCCGCCGCATTATCTCCCATTTTGGTAACTCAAGTATTTGAACAAATTAAACAAATTAAAGAATCGGGGACTGCGATAGTTTTAGTCGAACAAAATGCCAGAAAAGCCTTAGAAATGGCAGATCGTGGTTGTGTGTTAGAATCAGGCAGAGATGCTATCTCAGGACCCGGTAGAGAATTATTAAATAACCCTAAAGTCGGAGAATTGTATTTAGGCGCTGGAAAGAGACATTAA
- a CDS encoding DUF2301 domain-containing membrane protein codes for MTTQTISSQAVYQGQFGEFTITQSDRQSVITYRTGLTIAALCFAIGSGLVLFYPQPAAMPAASFAIAFLTPLYTCFSLALGVSLLTIHIYMAFLHRILQLFWIIGSISAFIFGHGDSQAFAITIYNQPLTILGIGFTFAALTGIYFKEGFCFHRLETKILTPLVPLLLLGHLTGILSTQAEQILLATWAIFFLIFAVRKVIQPIPPDIGDKSVFDYLKNQHLAKI; via the coding sequence ATGACTACACAAACAATATCATCGCAGGCAGTATATCAAGGTCAATTTGGGGAGTTTACAATTACTCAGAGCGATCGCCAAAGTGTGATAACTTATCGCACAGGATTAACGATAGCAGCCCTGTGTTTTGCCATTGGTAGCGGTTTAGTCTTATTTTATCCCCAACCCGCTGCGATGCCTGCGGCGAGCTTCGCTATCGCCTTCCTGACCCCTCTCTACACCTGTTTTAGTCTCGCACTTGGAGTCAGTTTATTAACTATTCATATTTATATGGCATTTTTGCACCGAATTCTCCAACTTTTTTGGATAATTGGTAGCATTTCTGCCTTTATTTTTGGACATGGTGATAGTCAAGCTTTTGCAATTACTATTTATAATCAACCCCTCACCATATTAGGAATTGGTTTTACCTTTGCAGCTTTGACAGGAATTTATTTCAAGGAAGGTTTTTGTTTCCATCGTTTAGAAACTAAAATCTTAACCCCCCTTGTTCCCTTACTATTATTAGGACATTTAACCGGAATTTTATCAACTCAAGCAGAACAAATTTTATTAGCAACTTGGGCAATTTTCTTTTTAATCTTTGCCGTAAGAAAAGTTATCCAACCTATTCCTCCTGACATTGGTGATAAATCCGTATTTGATTATTTGAAAAATCAACATTTAGCAAAAATTTGA